One part of the Glycine soja cultivar W05 chromosome 11, ASM419377v2, whole genome shotgun sequence genome encodes these proteins:
- the LOC114373856 gene encoding stress-related protein codes for MAAESQPQLIEERREEQELKYLEFVQFATIQALMRCAILYSYAKERAGPLKPGVNTVEEAVKTVVAPVYDRFHLVPGEVLKYADRKVAELDRHVPSNVKKVSSQARSVVSEVRRDGVSAYAKIVYSKYEPTAEQCAVSAWRKLNQLPLFPQVANVVLPKAAYCTEKYNEAVVSSAEKGYRVSAYLPLVPTEKIAKVFGGN; via the exons ATGGCCGCCGAATCACAACCTCAACTAATC gaagagagaagagaggagCAAGAACTTAAGTACCTGGAATTTGTGCAATTCGCGACCATCCAGGCCCTGATGCGCTGCGCCATCCTCTACTCCTACGCCAAGGAGCGCGCGGGTCCTCTGAAGCCCGGCGTCAACACCGTCGAGGAGGCCGTGAAGACCGTCGTGGCTCCGGTCTACGACAGGTTCCACCTCGTCCCCGGCGAGGTCCTCAAATACGCCGATCGCAAGGTCGCCGAATTGGACCGCCACGTTCCCTCCAACGTGAAGAAGGTCTCCTCCCAGGCCCGCTCCGTCGTCTCCGAAGTCCGCCGTGATGGTGTCTCCGCCTACGCCAAAATCGTTTACTCGAAGTATGAGCCCACGGCGGAGCAGTGTGCCGTCTCCGCATGGAGGAAGCTCAACCAGCTTCCGCTCTTCCCTCAGGTTGCCAATGTCGTGTTGCCCAAGGCTGCCTACTGCACTGAGAAGTACAATGAGGCGGTTGTTTCCTCTGCTGAGAAAGGTTATAGGGTTTCTGCTTATCTTCCTTTGGTGCCTACTGAGAAGATCGCCAAAGTCTTCGGTGGAAACTGA
- the LOC114373855 gene encoding putative nuclear RNA export factor SDE5 isoform X2, with product MEVSGQNIVKCDEEKALKCLLDAFGSVFSLEEIASAYCKASRNADLAGEMLYEMKGSSSGSSTTLDSSNADVMTEGSSESSDAYSLENSFQERKTSRPKGRPISMGTVSSVIGKDYGRPARSANGSFASVKPTKLDAKSLPMTGIWREKGKADVSISKHDQLHQDMEDFLFKMLGEGFQLDRNMIRQVLDTCGYDIQKSLRKLLDRSNMASGKRTAVVGDSAGRFTDMKPKSEAPSTQRKSQDLNYTRGDGNIASTKEAEFQQKQKHNLQKAVLSTLFNYQGHSEEAPKRTVKDFNKKSRYGHVVFEPPKDFPEEFDFDMDFSRQENIDDPEDEEEYKNVRRAVKEYRGTMNEYYKAAVDSFAKGDQMKAEKLLEQGQFFLRKAHDADEESNKMILETRNTEAQEMVLDLRDHGSKEAIRLLKCHLSSLSGIPSFEYLKVIVDANDKDNTKGSRRRLRVFKLLEQESITWVEGETADTILIRLASIERKRLSFVKT from the exons ATGGAAGTCTCTGGGCAGAATATTGTGAAATGTGATGAAGAGAAAGCATTGAAGTGCTTGCTTGATGCCTTTGGCTCAGttttttctcttgaagagatTGCTTCTGCCTATTGCAAGGCGAGCCGCAATGCGGACTTGGCTGGGGAAATGTTGTATGAAATGAAGGGAAGTTCCTCAGGATCATCTACAACCCTTGATTCATCTAATGCAGATGTTATGACTGAAGGGTCTTCTGAGTCATCAGATGCATATTCCCTTGAGAATTctttccaagaaaggaaaacttCAAGGCCCAAAGGTCGCCCGATTTCAATGGGTACTGTTTCTAGCGTTATTGGGAAGGATTATGGTAGACCTGCCCGATCAGCAAATGGGTCTTTTGCTTCAGTAAAACCAACTAAGTTGGATGCAAAATCACTACCCATGACTGGAATCTGGCGTGAGAAGGGCAAGGCAGATGTTTCCATTTCGAAGCATGATCAGCTTCACCAGGACATGGAagatttcttatttaaaatgCTTGGAGAGGGCTTTCAGCTTGACAGAAATATGATACGCCAAGTTCTTG ATACTTGTGGGTATGATATACAGAAG AGCTTGAGGAAACTACTAGATCGATCAAATATGGCTTCAGGCAAAAGGACAGCTGTTGTTGGTGATTCGGCTGGTAGA TTTACAGATATGAAACCAAAATCTGAAGCACCTTCGACTCAAAGAAAGTCTCAGGATTTAAATTATACCAGAGg tGATGGAAACATAGCTTCCACTAAAGAAGCGGAATTTCAAcagaaacaaaaacacaacCTTCAGAAAGCAGTATTGTCTACTTTGTTTAATTATCAAGGGCATTCTGAGGAGGCTCCTAAAAGAACTGTGAAGGATTTTAATAAGAAATCACGATATGGGCATGTGGTTTTTGAACCTCCCAAAGACTTCCCAGAAGAATTCGATTTTGACATGGACTTCTCACGACAAGAAAATATAGATG ATCCAGAGGACGAGGAAGAATACAAGAATGTGCGTAGAGCTGTGAAGGAGTACCGAGGGACAATGAATGAATATTATAAAGCA GCAGTTGATTCATTTGCAAAGGGGGATCAAATGAAAGCAGAAAAACTGTTAGAACAG GGgcaattttttctaagaaaggCTCACGATGCTGATGAAGAATCTAACAAAATGATTCTTGAAACCAG AAATACTGAAGCACAAGAAATGGTGCTTGACTTGCGTGACCATGGTTCAAAAGAGGCTATACGTCTACTAAAGTGTCATCTTTCTTCGCTTTCTGGCATTCCAT CATTCGAGTACCTCAAGGTTATCGTTGATGCAAATGATAAAGATAACACTAAAGGGTCTCGCAGACGACTACGGGTATTCAAACTGTTAGAGCAGGAATCTATAACATGGGTTGAaggagaaactgctgatacaatATTGATCCGCTTGGCTAGCATAGAGCGTAAACGCTTGAGTTTTGTCAAAACATAG
- the LOC114373855 gene encoding putative nuclear RNA export factor SDE5 isoform X1 produces MYWASPKFPLLSSLLTVTPAQHRPPRLIEMEVSGQNIVKCDEEKALKCLLDAFGSVFSLEEIASAYCKASRNADLAGEMLYEMKGSSSGSSTTLDSSNADVMTEGSSESSDAYSLENSFQERKTSRPKGRPISMGTVSSVIGKDYGRPARSANGSFASVKPTKLDAKSLPMTGIWREKGKADVSISKHDQLHQDMEDFLFKMLGEGFQLDRNMIRQVLDTCGYDIQKSLRKLLDRSNMASGKRTAVVGDSAGRFTDMKPKSEAPSTQRKSQDLNYTRGDGNIASTKEAEFQQKQKHNLQKAVLSTLFNYQGHSEEAPKRTVKDFNKKSRYGHVVFEPPKDFPEEFDFDMDFSRQENIDDPEDEEEYKNVRRAVKEYRGTMNEYYKAAVDSFAKGDQMKAEKLLEQGQFFLRKAHDADEESNKMILETRNTEAQEMVLDLRDHGSKEAIRLLKCHLSSLSGIPSFEYLKVIVDANDKDNTKGSRRRLRVFKLLEQESITWVEGETADTILIRLASIERKRLSFVKT; encoded by the exons atgTATTGGGCTTCTCCTAAATTCCCTCTTCTGAGTTCTCTTCTTACAGTCACACCAGCCCAGCACCGCCCCCCCAG ATTAATTGAGATGGAAGTCTCTGGGCAGAATATTGTGAAATGTGATGAAGAGAAAGCATTGAAGTGCTTGCTTGATGCCTTTGGCTCAGttttttctcttgaagagatTGCTTCTGCCTATTGCAAGGCGAGCCGCAATGCGGACTTGGCTGGGGAAATGTTGTATGAAATGAAGGGAAGTTCCTCAGGATCATCTACAACCCTTGATTCATCTAATGCAGATGTTATGACTGAAGGGTCTTCTGAGTCATCAGATGCATATTCCCTTGAGAATTctttccaagaaaggaaaacttCAAGGCCCAAAGGTCGCCCGATTTCAATGGGTACTGTTTCTAGCGTTATTGGGAAGGATTATGGTAGACCTGCCCGATCAGCAAATGGGTCTTTTGCTTCAGTAAAACCAACTAAGTTGGATGCAAAATCACTACCCATGACTGGAATCTGGCGTGAGAAGGGCAAGGCAGATGTTTCCATTTCGAAGCATGATCAGCTTCACCAGGACATGGAagatttcttatttaaaatgCTTGGAGAGGGCTTTCAGCTTGACAGAAATATGATACGCCAAGTTCTTG ATACTTGTGGGTATGATATACAGAAG AGCTTGAGGAAACTACTAGATCGATCAAATATGGCTTCAGGCAAAAGGACAGCTGTTGTTGGTGATTCGGCTGGTAGA TTTACAGATATGAAACCAAAATCTGAAGCACCTTCGACTCAAAGAAAGTCTCAGGATTTAAATTATACCAGAGg tGATGGAAACATAGCTTCCACTAAAGAAGCGGAATTTCAAcagaaacaaaaacacaacCTTCAGAAAGCAGTATTGTCTACTTTGTTTAATTATCAAGGGCATTCTGAGGAGGCTCCTAAAAGAACTGTGAAGGATTTTAATAAGAAATCACGATATGGGCATGTGGTTTTTGAACCTCCCAAAGACTTCCCAGAAGAATTCGATTTTGACATGGACTTCTCACGACAAGAAAATATAGATG ATCCAGAGGACGAGGAAGAATACAAGAATGTGCGTAGAGCTGTGAAGGAGTACCGAGGGACAATGAATGAATATTATAAAGCA GCAGTTGATTCATTTGCAAAGGGGGATCAAATGAAAGCAGAAAAACTGTTAGAACAG GGgcaattttttctaagaaaggCTCACGATGCTGATGAAGAATCTAACAAAATGATTCTTGAAACCAG AAATACTGAAGCACAAGAAATGGTGCTTGACTTGCGTGACCATGGTTCAAAAGAGGCTATACGTCTACTAAAGTGTCATCTTTCTTCGCTTTCTGGCATTCCAT CATTCGAGTACCTCAAGGTTATCGTTGATGCAAATGATAAAGATAACACTAAAGGGTCTCGCAGACGACTACGGGTATTCAAACTGTTAGAGCAGGAATCTATAACATGGGTTGAaggagaaactgctgatacaatATTGATCCGCTTGGCTAGCATAGAGCGTAAACGCTTGAGTTTTGTCAAAACATAG
- the LOC114373850 gene encoding allantoinase-like, which yields MEQFVWRVLPLLTILMSLVVFFYLQDSYRAHLHPLVKLPRSKCSLLPHRHFWITSKRIVTPQGIISGSVEINEGKIISVIKGYSKQGKSKQEKIIDYGGAVVMPGLIDVHVHLDEPGRTAWEGFDTGTRAAAAGGVTTVVDMPLNNHPTTVSRETLKLKLEAAENKIYVDVGFWGGLIPENAHNTSILEGLLSAGVLGLKSFMCPSGISDFPLTTIHHIKEGLSVLAKYRRPLLVHSEIQQHSKKHLELNDKGGPRAYLTYLHTRPPSWEEAAIKELVGVTKDTRKGGPLEGAHVHVVHLSDSSASLDLIKEAKRRGDSISVETCPHYLAFSSEEIPNGDTRFKCSPPIRDAYNREKLWEAVLEGHIDLLSSDHSPTVPQLKLLEEGDFLKAWGGVTSLQFDLPVTWSYGKKHGLTLEQLSLLWSKKPATFAGLESKGAIAVGNHADIVVWKPEVEFDLNEDYPVFLKHPSLSAYMGRRLSGKVLETFVRGNLVFKKGKHAPSACGVPILAK from the exons ATGGAGCAGTTTGTATGGAGGGTGTTGCCTTTACTCACAATCCTCATGTCTTTAGTAGTATTCTTCTACTTGCAGGATTCTTACAGGGCCCATTTACATCCTCTCGTAAAG TTACCGCGGAGTAAGTGCAGTCTTCTTCCCCATCGTCATTTCTGGATAACCAGCAAACGCATTGTGACCCCACAAGGGATCATTTCTGGTTCAG TGGAGATAAATGAAGGGAAAATAATATCTGTCATCAAGGGATATAGTAAGCAGGGGAAGTCTaagcaagaaaaaataattgattatggAGGTGCTGTTGTCATGCCTGGCTTGATTGATGT GCACGTACATCTTGATGAGCCAGGAAGAACTGCGTGGGAAGGATTTGATACTGGTACCAGAGCTGCTGCTGCTG gTGGTGTAACAACAGTGGTTGACATGCCTCTGAACAATCACCCTACAACTGTGTCTAGGGAAACACTGAAACTTAAG CTTGAAGCTGCAGAGAATAAAATCTATGTCGATGTTG GATTTTGGGGAGGCCTAATCCCTGAAAATGCACATAATACAAGTATTCTTGAAGGTCTCCTAAGTGCTGGTGTTCTTGGTTTGAAG TCTTTTATGTGTCCTTCAGGAATTAGTGACTTTCCTTTGACTACTATTCACCATATCAAG GAGGGATTGTCTGTGTTAGCAAAATATAGAAGGCCTTTACTTGTGCATTCTGAGATTCAACAACATTCTAAAAAACATTTGGAGCTTAATGATAAAGGTGGTCCACGTGCTTACTTGACCTATCTCCACACTAGGCCACCTTCATG GGAGGAAGCAGCCATTAAAGAACTTGTAGGTGTTACGAAGGACACAAGAAAAGGTGGTCCTTTAGAAGGAGCACATGTTCACGTGGTTCACTTGTCTGATTCAAGTGCTTCCTTAGATCTGATTAAG GAAGCAAAACGTCGTGGTGACAGCATAAGTGTTGAGACTTGTCCCCATTACTTAGCTTTCTCGTCTGAAGAGATACCAAATGGAGATACTCGTTTTAAGTGTTCCCCGCCCATTCGTGATGCATACAACAGAGAAAAATTATGGGAGGCTGTATTA GAGGGACACATTGACCTATTAAGTTCTGATCATTCACCAACTGTGCCTCAACTCAAGCTTCTAGAGGAGGGTGACTTCTTGAAGGCTTGGGGAGGAGTAACATCTTTGCAG TTTGATCTTCCAGTGACGTGGTCTTATGGGAAGAAACATGGACTAACTCTGGAACAGTTGTCGTTATTGTGGAGCAAGAAACCTGCAACATTTGCGGGGTTAGAATCAAAG GGGGCCATTGCAGTTGGAAACCATGCAGATATTGTAGTTTGGAAACCAGAGGTGGAGTTTGACCTGAATGAAGATTATCCTGTTTTCCTTAAACATCCT AGCCTCTCTGCTTATATGGGAAGAAGGCTATCCGGAAAAGTTTTGGAGACTTTTGTCAGAGGAAACCTTGTGTTTAAGAAAGGAAAGCATGCTCCTTCAGCCTGTGGTGTTCCAATTCTAGCCAAATGA